A window of the Acidobacteriota bacterium genome harbors these coding sequences:
- a CDS encoding type II toxin-antitoxin system PemK/MazF family toxin translates to MKRGDIVVVAARGTYTGKPRPALIVQSDLFNDTHSSLTVCPITSEVIDAPLFRVSLPPGKRTGLDRPSQVMVDKIVSVPRSAVSRAVGRCEGEELGAVTDALSRWLDL, encoded by the coding sequence GTGAAACGGGGCGACATTGTGGTGGTCGCCGCGCGAGGCACGTACACCGGTAAGCCGCGTCCGGCCCTCATCGTCCAGTCGGACCTGTTCAACGACACACACTCAAGCCTCACGGTGTGTCCGATCACGTCAGAGGTGATCGACGCGCCCTTGTTTCGGGTCAGCCTTCCGCCCGGGAAGCGCACAGGCCTCGACCGGCCCTCCCAAGTGATGGTGGACAAGATCGTGAGTGTGCCGCGATCGGCGGTGAGCCGGGCCGTTGGGCGGTGCGAGGGTGAGGAACTCGGAGCCGTGACCGACGCCCTCAGTCGCTGGCTCGACCTCTGA
- a CDS encoding ribbon-helix-helix protein, CopG family, translating to MKTSAPSSVLTIRVPKALDRRLTAEARRQRLTRSEAARAILEEALNEPAEDPAIAARRQSILASRQGADKDTLKFIDQLADDRGWR from the coding sequence ATGAAGACCTCAGCGCCATCCAGCGTCCTGACGATCCGTGTGCCGAAGGCGCTTGACCGGCGACTGACCGCCGAAGCGCGGCGGCAGCGCCTGACGCGCAGTGAGGCCGCTCGCGCCATTCTCGAGGAAGCCCTCAACGAACCAGCCGAGGATCCCGCGATTGCCGCGAGGCGGCAGTCGATTCTCGCCAGTCGCCAGGGCGCCGACAAGGACACCCTGAAGTTCATTGATCAGCTTGCCGACGACCGGGGCTGGCGGTGA
- a CDS encoding PQQ-binding-like beta-propeller repeat protein: protein MANTARVAIAALAMLSAVQAQDWPQMLGPSRNGAYAGPPLATSWGAQGPKAVWRRPVGHGLSGPVVVANRVILFQRLGNREVVEAMDATTGVTQWRHDYATTYRDDFGFDDGPRAVPVVADDVVYTFGAEGQLHAVSLASGKALWHVDTMARYRVPKNFFGAAGSPVVEDGRVIANIGGPNAGIVALDAKTGRELWTATTDGASYSSGVMTTVGGRRLALFLTRAGLVGLAPATGEVVLQRPWRSRSASSVNAASPLVVGDRVFISAEYGPGAGVFRMGDGALTELWSSNDALTTHYATSVHHSGILFGYHGRQEQGPSLRAVELATGKVRWTVDQFRAGSITLAGDLLVVMRESGELVIADASPDGFRQKASARVLPGTVRALPAIAGGFLFVRNDDTLVCLDLRASR from the coding sequence ATGGCAAACACAGCGAGGGTGGCGATCGCGGCCCTGGCCATGCTGTCTGCCGTGCAGGCGCAAGACTGGCCGCAGATGCTTGGCCCGTCCAGGAATGGCGCGTATGCCGGCCCGCCGCTTGCCACAAGCTGGGGCGCCCAGGGCCCGAAGGCCGTCTGGCGAAGACCAGTCGGACACGGACTGAGCGGCCCAGTCGTCGTGGCCAACCGCGTCATCCTCTTCCAGCGGCTCGGCAATCGTGAGGTGGTCGAGGCGATGGATGCCACGACCGGCGTCACCCAGTGGCGCCATGACTATGCCACCACCTACCGCGATGACTTCGGGTTCGACGATGGCCCTCGGGCGGTGCCGGTGGTGGCCGATGACGTGGTCTATACCTTCGGCGCTGAAGGCCAGTTGCACGCCGTGAGCCTGGCCAGCGGCAAAGCGCTGTGGCATGTGGACACCATGGCGCGATATCGGGTGCCCAAGAACTTCTTCGGCGCCGCCGGGTCACCCGTCGTTGAAGATGGGCGCGTCATCGCCAACATCGGTGGCCCCAACGCCGGCATCGTCGCCCTTGACGCAAAGACCGGGCGCGAACTCTGGACCGCCACCACGGACGGGGCCAGTTATTCGTCCGGGGTGATGACGACGGTCGGCGGGCGACGACTCGCGCTGTTCCTGACCCGGGCGGGCCTGGTTGGTCTCGCGCCGGCCACTGGCGAGGTGGTGCTGCAACGGCCGTGGCGATCGCGGTCGGCGTCGTCGGTCAACGCCGCTTCACCGCTCGTTGTTGGCGACCGCGTGTTCATCTCGGCAGAGTACGGCCCTGGCGCGGGCGTCTTCCGCATGGGCGACGGGGCCCTCACCGAACTGTGGTCATCGAATGACGCGCTCACGACGCACTACGCGACCAGCGTTCACCACTCCGGCATCCTGTTCGGCTATCACGGACGCCAGGAACAGGGGCCGAGCCTGCGCGCAGTGGAGCTGGCTACGGGCAAGGTCCGCTGGACGGTCGATCAGTTTCGCGCCGGAAGCATCACGCTGGCCGGCGACCTTCTGGTGGTGATGCGGGAATCGGGCGAACTGGTGATCGCCGACGCCTCACCGGACGGATTCCGACAGAAGGCGTCAGCACGCGTTCTGCCCGGTACGGTCCGTGCGCTGCCAGCGATCGCGGGCGGGTTTCTCTTCGTGCGCAACGACGACACGCTGGTGTGTCTGGACCTGCGGGCATCACGATGA
- a CDS encoding N-6 DNA methylase yields MSSQLSQQVRKEFGAFYTPDRVAAFLASWAIRSPLDTVLDPSAGEGVFLVAARQRLLDLGGQGDHQITGIELSPETHRTTARILSTLRPEPTVLRGDFFDFASATFGLVTAVVGNPPFIRYQRFAGESRYKALARAEEAGVKLSELSSSWAPFLIHATTFIGAGGRMAMVAPAELAHASYAQPVVRFLCSSFSKVKLLSFGRRLFPELSEDTVLILAEGRGAEFQELTVHDIEGPEALATMSDQTLESGTGTSTGGWTPGVTRFVEHLLPRSTRALYAELAAHPAVTRLGSVADVGIGYVTGNNEFFHLSDAEASRRAIPRRFLVKSIRNGRRVVGAVFSKDDWRALNRAGERNLLLRIRPSDEVVDRATLAYLSMGRRAGVTKGYKCRVRDPWYAVPHVYVGDAFLTYMSGTKPKLFLNSARAVAPNTLHVVRMRRDATATGSQLVASWYSTLTALSCEIQGHSLGGGMLKLEPRESAQVLVPLLPTSPQRVADLDRVARTGEVETLHADVDRLMLDTLGMSRRDLTRLTEATTLLRNRRTGR; encoded by the coding sequence ATGAGCAGCCAGCTCTCGCAACAAGTTCGCAAAGAGTTCGGGGCGTTTTACACGCCTGATCGGGTGGCGGCCTTCCTGGCGTCTTGGGCGATTCGGAGCCCATTGGACACGGTACTGGATCCGTCCGCAGGCGAGGGCGTCTTCCTGGTGGCTGCGCGACAGAGACTGCTGGATCTTGGCGGCCAAGGCGACCATCAGATTACCGGCATCGAGCTATCGCCGGAAACTCATCGAACCACCGCGCGGATACTCTCGACCCTCAGGCCGGAGCCGACAGTCCTACGAGGAGACTTTTTTGACTTCGCTTCGGCGACGTTCGGGTTGGTGACGGCGGTCGTTGGCAATCCACCATTCATTCGTTATCAGAGGTTTGCGGGGGAAAGCAGGTATAAGGCCCTGGCCCGCGCGGAAGAGGCTGGGGTAAAACTCTCAGAGTTAAGTAGCTCCTGGGCGCCGTTCCTCATTCACGCCACCACATTCATTGGAGCCGGTGGTCGGATGGCCATGGTGGCTCCGGCCGAGCTGGCTCACGCGTCTTATGCCCAACCAGTAGTACGGTTTCTTTGCAGCTCGTTCTCGAAGGTGAAGCTGTTGTCGTTTGGGCGGCGACTGTTTCCGGAACTTTCTGAAGACACAGTGCTGATCCTTGCTGAGGGACGCGGCGCCGAGTTCCAGGAGCTGACAGTGCACGACATCGAGGGGCCCGAAGCGCTCGCCACGATGAGCGACCAGACCCTCGAGTCCGGCACGGGGACATCTACCGGTGGATGGACCCCAGGCGTGACGCGGTTTGTTGAGCACCTTCTGCCTAGGTCCACGCGAGCGTTGTACGCGGAACTCGCTGCGCATCCCGCGGTGACCCGCCTGGGGTCAGTTGCCGACGTCGGCATCGGATATGTGACCGGAAACAACGAATTTTTCCACCTATCGGATGCCGAAGCCTCTAGGCGCGCGATCCCTCGACGCTTCCTTGTAAAGTCGATCAGAAATGGGCGCCGAGTGGTTGGGGCAGTCTTCTCGAAGGATGACTGGCGTGCACTGAACAGGGCGGGTGAAAGGAATCTGTTGCTCAGGATTCGGCCGAGCGATGAGGTCGTTGACCGTGCGACACTCGCCTACCTTTCGATGGGCAGGCGAGCCGGCGTGACCAAGGGATACAAGTGTCGAGTTCGGGACCCCTGGTACGCGGTGCCCCACGTCTATGTCGGCGATGCATTTCTCACGTACATGAGCGGAACGAAACCAAAATTGTTTCTGAACTCCGCAAGAGCGGTGGCACCAAATACTCTGCACGTCGTTCGGATGCGACGCGATGCCACCGCGACAGGGTCTCAATTGGTCGCATCTTGGTACTCGACCCTGACCGCCTTGAGTTGCGAGATTCAAGGCCACAGTTTGGGCGGTGGAATGCTCAAACTGGAGCCTAGAGAGTCGGCCCAGGTTCTGGTTCCGCTGCTGCCGACCAGCCCTCAGCGAGTCGCCGATCTTGATCGGGTGGCCCGGACTGGTGAGGTCGAGACTCTTCATGCTGATGTGGACCGCTTGATGCTGGACACGCTGGGGATGTCACGACGTGACTTGACGCGGCTGACCGAGGCAACGACCTTGCTTCGAAATAGACGGACAGGAAGATAA
- a CDS encoding ring-cleaving dioxygenase codes for MTHHILGLHHVTATVDDAQSDLNFCLDLLGMRLVKKTVNFDNHHVYHFYYGDERGTPGTIWTTFPYKGHGVRAGAKGAGQVVTTSFSVPAASLGFWRDRLKAYGAEVRDVATRFGEDAVATVDPSGLWFELIGTTADARVPWTGNGVDAAEAICGLHSVTMTVRAAGPTLELMTGVLGYKVVSQEGTRTRVAAGGNSPGHFIDIVEQPDAAAAINGIGTVHHVAMAIATSDEQVRLREELLQMGVRVTDVRDRCYFQSIYFREPGGVLFEVATMQPGFDVDEPLASLGRDLKLPPWEEPYRRQIEPGLDTVEY; via the coding sequence ATGACTCACCACATCCTTGGGCTGCACCATGTGACAGCAACCGTTGACGATGCCCAGAGTGACCTGAACTTCTGCCTCGACCTGCTGGGCATGCGGCTGGTGAAGAAGACCGTCAACTTCGACAATCACCACGTGTATCACTTCTACTACGGCGACGAGCGGGGCACGCCGGGCACCATCTGGACGACCTTCCCCTACAAGGGCCACGGTGTGCGCGCAGGTGCCAAGGGCGCCGGACAGGTGGTGACCACTTCATTCTCGGTCCCCGCAGCGTCTCTCGGCTTCTGGCGCGATCGGCTGAAAGCGTACGGTGCGGAGGTCCGCGACGTCGCCACGCGTTTTGGTGAAGACGCGGTGGCCACCGTTGATCCGTCCGGCCTGTGGTTCGAACTCATCGGTACGACAGCAGACGCTCGAGTGCCCTGGACCGGAAATGGCGTTGACGCGGCCGAGGCCATCTGCGGCCTTCATAGCGTGACGATGACTGTGCGCGCGGCTGGGCCGACGCTCGAACTGATGACCGGCGTGCTCGGCTACAAGGTGGTCAGTCAGGAGGGCACGCGCACGCGGGTGGCCGCTGGTGGAAACTCGCCAGGTCACTTCATCGACATTGTCGAACAACCCGATGCCGCAGCCGCGATCAACGGCATCGGGACGGTGCATCACGTGGCGATGGCGATCGCCACGAGCGACGAGCAGGTTCGACTGCGTGAGGAACTCCTCCAGATGGGCGTGCGAGTCACCGATGTGCGCGATCGCTGCTACTTCCAGTCGATCTACTTTCGCGAGCCAGGTGGCGTACTGTTCGAAGTGGCCACGATGCAGCCCGGGTTTGACGTCGATGAGCCGCTCGCCTCCCTCGGCCGCGACTTGAAGTTGCCGCCATGGGAGGAGCCATACCGGAGGCAAATCGAACCCGGCCTCGACACGGTGGAGTACTGA
- a CDS encoding maleylacetate reductase — protein sequence MSQTPPRVVFGAGSIARITAELDAIGVYRPLLITTPGRTDTLETVRRHLGDRLAGVCDRAALHVPVAHVREAIEAADRSRPDALLSIGGGSAVGLAKAVALERGLPIVAVPTTYAGSEMTNIWGLTEGEHKRTGRNPAVRPRLVIYDPELTLDLPAGVSAASGMNAMAHAVEAMWAARVSVEAILAAGTAIRSLAQALPRIVEQPSDVDARLLALRGAHAAGVALELAQMGLHHKICHVLGGTFGLPHAQTHAAVLPHVVAFNAPSAPEAMARIASALGVEDAAVGLTALNRALGLTASLRDLGLREADLDRAAELVASSSYGNPRPVTVADVRGVLARAF from the coding sequence ATGTCTCAAACGCCCCCGCGCGTTGTGTTTGGCGCCGGGTCAATTGCGCGCATCACCGCCGAACTTGATGCGATCGGCGTTTACCGGCCGCTCCTGATCACAACGCCTGGGCGAACAGACACTCTGGAAACTGTCCGCCGCCACCTGGGCGATCGGCTGGCGGGCGTGTGCGACCGGGCGGCTCTCCACGTTCCCGTGGCGCACGTTCGCGAGGCCATTGAGGCCGCCGACCGGTCCAGGCCTGATGCGTTGTTGTCGATTGGCGGCGGGTCGGCGGTCGGCCTGGCGAAGGCCGTGGCCCTCGAGCGAGGCCTACCGATCGTCGCCGTTCCCACGACCTATGCCGGCTCGGAGATGACAAACATCTGGGGCCTGACGGAGGGCGAGCACAAGCGGACGGGACGTAACCCCGCGGTGCGTCCCCGGCTCGTCATCTACGATCCCGAGTTGACGCTGGACCTGCCGGCCGGCGTAAGCGCGGCGAGCGGCATGAATGCGATGGCGCATGCGGTGGAGGCGATGTGGGCCGCCCGCGTCAGCGTGGAGGCTATCCTGGCGGCGGGCACCGCCATCCGATCGCTGGCCCAGGCGCTGCCTCGAATCGTGGAGCAACCGTCCGACGTCGACGCGCGCCTGCTGGCGCTCCGGGGTGCGCACGCGGCAGGGGTGGCCCTTGAACTCGCCCAGATGGGCCTGCATCACAAGATTTGTCATGTGCTCGGGGGCACGTTTGGCCTGCCGCATGCGCAGACTCATGCCGCGGTCCTGCCGCACGTGGTGGCCTTCAATGCGCCCTCAGCGCCCGAGGCGATGGCGAGAATCGCGAGCGCGCTGGGAGTGGAAGACGCGGCTGTAGGCCTGACGGCCCTCAATCGTGCACTTGGCCTCACGGCCTCGCTCCGCGATCTCGGTCTTCGCGAAGCGGACCTGGACCGCGCGGCCGAACTGGTCGCCTCATCGTCGTATGGGAACCCACGGCCGGTGACCGTGGCCGACGTGCGGGGGGTGCTGGCGCGGGCCTTTTAG